The following coding sequences lie in one Agrobacterium vitis genomic window:
- a CDS encoding S26 family signal peptidase: MTRFARVMVTYFSALATGVAAFVDPPKKLIWNASASAPVGLYRVVPVDRIDVTDLAVVMPPDELASFLDERRYLPKGLPLLKRVLALNGTEVCRSGTDIIAYGMSYGQARESDSQGRPLPVWQGCRQIAESEAFFMNWDAPDSFDSRYFGPLPLTTVIGRAIPLLTTDDPHPAADSFRQPVSDEP; this comes from the coding sequence ATGACGCGCTTTGCACGGGTAATGGTGACATACTTTTCCGCACTCGCCACCGGCGTCGCGGCGTTCGTTGATCCACCGAAGAAGCTGATCTGGAACGCCAGTGCCAGCGCGCCGGTCGGGCTTTATCGAGTTGTTCCAGTCGATCGCATCGACGTCACCGATCTGGCTGTGGTCATGCCGCCCGACGAACTGGCAAGCTTCCTGGACGAGCGCCGCTATCTGCCAAAAGGCTTGCCGCTTCTCAAGCGCGTGCTGGCGCTCAATGGCACCGAAGTTTGCCGCTCCGGGACCGACATCATCGCCTACGGCATGAGTTACGGACAGGCCCGCGAGAGCGATAGCCAAGGCCGCCCGTTGCCCGTCTGGCAGGGATGCCGGCAGATCGCCGAGAGCGAAGCCTTTTTCATGAACTGGGATGCACCCGACAGTTTCGACAGCCGCTATTTCGGGCCGCTTCCCCTCACAACCGTCATCGGTCGGGCGATCCCGCTCTTGACGACCGACGATCCTCATCCGGCCGCAGACAGCTTCCGCCAGCCGGTTTCCGACGAGCCTTGA
- a CDS encoding lytic transglycosylase domain-containing protein has protein sequence MIDRAPINPLDPIAYRVAVARNGGQGRRPVFREVDTSSGVDRTENVGRRRSLALDRSEHDGRLMAFRDGGAHAAVPAITAMFVAVIMIVTQPQPCLALADPMKTAALPDSSVEAAEASDPWANHITEAAGRFAIPERWIRAVMQAESDHDPLAVSPKGAMGLMQIMPATWMELRTRYHLGDDPYQPRDNILAGSAYLAELHDLYGSPGFLAAYNAGPGRYEKHLVFDEPLPAETVNYIAKIMLLIDGDTAAPKRTVVQPLRSSWSIAPLFIARSLTGNGDGNNTLSLPSGRPSDDRTIVDLSALAPSSDGLFVRRNVEEELMR, from the coding sequence TTGATCGATCGAGCGCCGATCAATCCCCTCGACCCGATCGCCTATCGGGTGGCCGTCGCGCGCAACGGAGGTCAGGGGCGGCGGCCTGTTTTCCGGGAAGTGGACACGTCATCAGGCGTCGACCGTACGGAAAATGTCGGTCGACGGCGAAGCCTCGCCCTTGACCGAAGCGAGCACGATGGCAGACTGATGGCGTTTCGGGATGGCGGTGCTCACGCTGCTGTTCCAGCGATCACGGCGATGTTCGTCGCGGTCATCATGATCGTCACGCAGCCGCAGCCATGCCTAGCATTGGCTGATCCTATGAAAACCGCTGCTCTGCCAGATAGCTCAGTCGAGGCGGCGGAGGCGTCTGATCCATGGGCAAACCACATCACTGAAGCTGCCGGACGTTTCGCCATTCCCGAACGATGGATACGCGCCGTCATGCAGGCTGAAAGCGATCATGATCCGCTTGCCGTCTCGCCGAAAGGCGCGATGGGGCTGATGCAGATCATGCCGGCGACATGGATGGAACTACGCACACGGTATCACCTTGGCGATGATCCTTATCAGCCGCGTGACAACATTCTCGCTGGTTCTGCCTATCTCGCAGAGCTGCATGATCTCTATGGCTCCCCGGGGTTTCTCGCGGCCTACAATGCCGGCCCCGGTCGCTATGAAAAACACCTTGTTTTCGACGAACCACTTCCCGCCGAGACCGTCAATTACATCGCGAAAATCATGTTGCTGATCGACGGGGATACAGCCGCCCCCAAGCGCACGGTCGTTCAGCCGTTGCGCTCCTCATGGTCGATTGCGCCGCTGTTCATCGCGCGTTCTCTCACCGGAAATGGTGATGGTAACAATACGCTCAGTCTCCCCTCCGGCCGGCCTTCTGACGACCGTACGATTGTCGATCTGTCGGCGCTCGCACCGTCGTCCGACGGTCTGTTTGTGCGCCGCAACGTCGAAGAGGAGCTAATGCGATGA
- a CDS encoding DUF736 domain-containing protein, producing MTQIGTFTRNSDGFFGRIRTLTLDAEVTILPADETDAENAPNHRIFGDGLEVGAAWDRTGERAGAYLSVTIDDPSFVEPIRARMFESDTGKDVWNLHWTRKARRDEQA from the coding sequence ATGACCCAGATTGGTACCTTCACCCGCAACAGTGACGGCTTTTTCGGCCGCATCCGCACGCTCACCCTCGATGCCGAAGTGACCATCCTGCCAGCCGACGAAACCGACGCTGAAAATGCGCCGAACCATCGCATCTTCGGCGATGGCCTTGAGGTTGGCGCGGCATGGGACCGCACCGGAGAAAGGGCAGGGGCGTATCTGTCCGTCACCATAGATGATCCGTCCTTCGTCGAGCCGATCCGCGCAAGGATGTTCGAGTCAGACACCGGGAAGGATGTCTGGAATCTTCACTGGACGCGCAAGGCGCGGCGCGACGAACAGGCGTGA